Within the candidate division KSB1 bacterium genome, the region TCCGGCTTTAAATTTTTTGCCCATGGCCTCGAGGGATTCATCACGATGCTGCAGGACAAAAACACCGTTTTGCTCGGTTGGACGAATCCGGACTCGCCGTTTTTCTCCACGCATTTTGAAGTGTGGGTTTGCCCGTTTGTCATCGGCTTCGCGCTCACCGCCCAGCCGCATCTTTTGACGAAGACATTATATTTGCGCAAGCCTGAAGATTTGCGAACTTTTGTATGGACCGGCATTCTGAATTACGCGGTGTTCTGCATGATTTTACTCGCTGGCTTCTACGCCATCCTCACGCTGCCGTCCAATCTCAATCCCGATGCGGCGATGGCCTATTACATTGTCTCGACTTTTCCACCGGTGGTGGGCGCGCTCATTTCGGTTTCCATTCTCGCGGCGGCAATGAGCACGTTGGACGGCATTTTAGTGGCGGTCTCGGCCATCGTTGCCTTTGATTTGTTTCGCAATTGGCTGGCGCCGGCGCTGTTTAAGACTCGTGAGGAAGCCCGGCTCAATGTGCTGGCGATGCGAGCCTCGAAAGTGATTGTCATTCTGATGGGCGTGGGCGCGTATCTGTTGAGCCGGAATCCGCCGGTGTTTGTCGGCATCTTTGCCAGTATTGGACTTTACGGCATTTTAGCGGCGAGCGTCGGACCGATTTTGGGCGGGCTGTTTTTGAAGGAGCTGAAAACCTGGGTGGCCTTTGTCGGCAGCTCTTTGGGATTGTTTGTGCATCTGGCGTTGTATTATGGCGGCTATTCGCCGAATACGGCCAAGACCGCGACGATTTCGACGTTTGCGAATGTGAGTTTTATTTTCGGATATACGCTGTTGGTGCAGTGGAGCAAAGCTGGCAAAACTAAAGTTTTGCACTCCGAATCTATTGCCGTAGAAAGCGACCGGAAAACTCAGGGGGTGTACTCGACACATCGAGAGAGAATATGACACCATTAAATTTTACGGAATCCGATTATTACATCGGCGCGCGCACATGCCATTACGCTTATCTCCAACGCGATGATTCGTTGCCGCCGATTGTGTTTCTGCACGGCATCACCACCTTCGGTCATTATTTTGACGAGGTGGTGAAACACC harbors:
- a CDS encoding sodium:solute symporter family protein gives rise to the protein MHPKTFAWSLFGLYMLGTAVIALFGSRKTKNFRSFALGNRDMHPALVGVAWATSMASTLTFVINPGFVYAFGFSAFISLSTPLVLGMTAGMWLLSKRFQDSGVASNALTLPHWVGLRFKSPLFQRVFSAMTLLNVFYVVLIVVASAYVMQNTLGISYNASLLIIIIFVFTYTLFGGTYAHAYTNLFQGLWMTGEAFLLAFSGFKFFAHGLEGFITMLQDKNTVLLGWTNPDSPFFSTHFEVWVCPFVIGFALTAQPHLLTKTLYLRKPEDLRTFVWTGILNYAVFCMILLAGFYAILTLPSNLNPDAAMAYYIVSTFPPVVGALISVSILAAAMSTLDGILVAVSAIVAFDLFRNWLAPALFKTREEARLNVLAMRASKVIVILMGVGAYLLSRNPPVFVGIFASIGLYGILAASVGPILGGLFLKELKTWVAFVGSSLGLFVHLALYYGGYSPNTAKTATISTFANVSFIFGYTLLVQWSKAGKTKVLHSESIAVESDRKTQGVYSTHRERI